In Thermotomaculum hydrothermale, a single genomic region encodes these proteins:
- a CDS encoding radical SAM protein — protein sequence MKYIFGPVPSRRFGRSLGIDLFPKQKYCTFNCVYCEVGTGTPKKDLIDFDYRVVLKELKEWLIKNHKALPDFITFAGSGEPTLYKSLGDLIKGIKEITHIPVVILTNGSLLFKKEIRENCKQCNYLVPSLDAGTEKTFLKINRPHREFSDYNRYVNGLIEMRKEFKGHYLLEVLLVEGINTTEEEFLHIKEKIDLIKPDKVQINTVFRPPAEGFAKSASEESINKLKNILGDIAEPVKYYSSNGSVIEHLKGELLKEVVLKTVGIRPCTIQELSDSLSINTSKLKSLVKKLEKDGLIEFFEYNGETHIKRIKD from the coding sequence ATGAAGTATATCTTTGGTCCTGTACCTTCAAGAAGATTTGGACGGTCATTGGGAATTGATCTTTTCCCGAAACAAAAATACTGCACATTTAACTGTGTTTACTGTGAAGTGGGAACAGGTACCCCAAAAAAAGATTTAATAGATTTTGATTATAGAGTTGTTTTAAAGGAATTAAAAGAGTGGTTAATAAAAAACCACAAAGCCTTACCTGACTTCATTACCTTTGCAGGAAGCGGAGAACCAACTTTATACAAAAGTTTAGGGGATTTAATTAAAGGGATAAAGGAAATTACACACATTCCAGTTGTTATTCTTACAAACGGTTCTCTTCTTTTTAAAAAAGAAATAAGAGAAAACTGTAAGCAATGCAATTACCTTGTGCCTTCCTTAGATGCGGGAACTGAAAAAACCTTTTTAAAGATAAACAGGCCACACAGAGAATTTTCAGATTACAACAGATATGTAAACGGATTAATTGAAATGAGAAAAGAATTTAAGGGGCATTACCTTTTAGAAGTGTTGTTGGTTGAAGGAATAAATACAACGGAAGAAGAATTTTTGCACATAAAAGAAAAAATAGACTTAATAAAGCCAGATAAGGTGCAGATAAACACTGTTTTCAGGCCGCCTGCCGAAGGGTTTGCAAAAAGCGCATCAGAAGAGAGTATAAACAAATTAAAAAATATTTTAGGTGATATTGCAGAGCCTGTAAAATACTATTCATCAAACGGCAGTGTAATTGAACACCTTAAAGGAGAGTTGCTTAAAGAGGTTGTCTTAAAAACCGTCGGGATAAGGCCATGTACAATTCAGGAATTATCAGACAGCCTTTCAATAAATACAAGTAAACTCAAATCTCTTGTAAAAAAACTTGAAAAAGATGGCTTAATAGAATTTTTTGAATACAATGGGGAAACTCACATAAAAAGGATAAAAGACTAA
- a CDS encoding FeoA family protein: METLLNAKQGKEVEIVSFNGGSNFVLKLYKLGIQEGVKIKIKKKDKICPILLDVNGSTVAIGRGMASKILVKEN, from the coding sequence ATGGAAACTTTATTAAATGCAAAACAGGGCAAAGAAGTTGAGATTGTAAGTTTCAATGGCGGGTCAAACTTTGTATTAAAACTCTATAAACTTGGAATTCAAGAAGGGGTAAAGATAAAAATCAAAAAAAAGGATAAAATTTGCCCCATTCTCCTTGATGTAAATGGAAGTACAGTTGCAATTGGCAGGGGAATGGCATCAAAAATACTTGTAAAGGAAAACTAA
- a CDS encoding spermine/spermidine synthase domain-containing protein, which translates to MEVYGIFGRDRIELFETMGPELAFVHRIERVHYHKRSKYQDILVGENRLHGKMLILDNVFNVSNLMEAYYHEPMAHIPVGLVNRENIEALIIGGGDFGVAYHLLKHKNIKKIAMCELDGNVVKVCREHFPWGKICEKDPRFKLEIGDGFKYLDNLKENSLDIIIIDSTDPFDKAGILISEEFYTKLKRVIKEDGVIIQLISDFHIYGECYSYVLPRVKKHFIGVKVIAVPVAFYITGYTGMLLFSKNEKMLESSRIPEKFVSNIPDVKTLTDSNIRAFLELPPVLKKFIEKFSTK; encoded by the coding sequence ATGGAGGTTTACGGAATTTTCGGAAGGGATAGAATAGAGCTTTTTGAAACAATGGGGCCTGAACTTGCCTTTGTCCACAGAATAGAAAGGGTGCACTATCACAAAAGAAGCAAATATCAGGACATCCTTGTTGGAGAAAACAGATTGCACGGAAAAATGTTAATTTTAGACAATGTTTTTAATGTATCCAACCTTATGGAAGCGTATTATCACGAACCTATGGCTCACATCCCGGTTGGACTTGTAAACAGGGAAAATATAGAAGCACTAATAATAGGCGGTGGAGACTTTGGAGTTGCCTATCACCTTTTAAAACATAAAAACATAAAAAAAATTGCAATGTGCGAACTTGATGGAAATGTTGTAAAAGTTTGCAGAGAGCATTTCCCATGGGGGAAAATATGCGAAAAAGATCCAAGGTTTAAGCTTGAAATAGGGGATGGATTTAAATACCTTGATAACTTAAAAGAAAACTCATTGGACATAATTATAATTGATTCAACAGACCCATTTGACAAAGCAGGGATTCTTATCTCAGAAGAGTTTTATACAAAACTTAAAAGGGTAATAAAGGAAGATGGTGTAATAATCCAGTTGATTTCCGATTTTCACATATATGGGGAATGCTATTCCTATGTTTTACCAAGGGTTAAAAAACACTTTATAGGGGTTAAAGTTATAGCAGTGCCTGTTGCCTTTTACATTACCGGCTACACAGGAATGCTTTTGTTTTCAAAAAATGAAAAAATGCTTGAGTCCTCAAGGATTCCAGAAAAATTTGTCTCTAATATACCCGATGTTAAAACCTTAACTGATTCAAATATAAGAGCGTTTCTTGAATTACCTCCTGTTTTAAAGAAATTTATTGAAAAGTTTTCAACAAAATAG
- the nadB gene encoding L-aspartate oxidase — MLFNTLVIGSGISGLSLALHLAENGQSVCLITKESNLEKSNTYYAQGGIVALGEKDSPDLIVKDIIKAGGKLVNKKVAKEIASTAFKVIKEFLIEKVGVEFSQQKGKFVYTKEGAHSIPRILFQKDYTGREIELKLIQKAKANKNIEIITDCMAIDLIDNTHHSRNPEERYRKKEVWGVYAYLLKEKRVIKIFAESTVLATGGVGYIFKHTTNPDSSTGDGIAMAIRTGCEVINTEFIQFHPTTLYLPYSNERFLISESVRGEGAEIVDKNGYPFIKDYHPLGSLAPRDIVSRAIFDYLTKTKEPCVYLDLTKVKEKYDIKKRFPQIYKKCIEKNIDIENNPVPVIPAAHYFCGGIKAKLNGETGIKRLYAIGECACTGLHGANRLASTSLLEGLVMAYKCAETLTKKKDKLSEKRISQIPDWIEPEGNIADPVLIEGDIENIRNLMWNYAGIIRSPKRLKRLNTDLLFLYNTVENFYKENKLSKRLIELRNMITVARVISSQALRNRESSGCHYITSEREDL, encoded by the coding sequence ATGCTCTTTAACACACTTGTTATAGGCTCAGGGATAAGCGGGCTATCCTTAGCCCTTCACCTTGCCGAAAATGGACAAAGTGTCTGCTTAATAACAAAGGAAAGTAATTTAGAAAAGTCCAATACATACTATGCGCAGGGCGGAATAGTTGCATTAGGAGAAAAAGATTCCCCAGACCTTATTGTAAAAGACATAATCAAGGCAGGGGGAAAATTAGTAAACAAAAAGGTTGCAAAAGAAATAGCCTCAACAGCTTTTAAAGTAATAAAAGAGTTTCTGATAGAAAAAGTTGGAGTTGAGTTCTCACAACAAAAAGGCAAATTTGTTTATACAAAAGAAGGGGCACACTCAATACCAAGAATTTTATTCCAGAAAGACTATACAGGAAGAGAGATTGAGTTAAAACTAATACAAAAAGCGAAAGCAAACAAAAATATAGAAATTATTACAGACTGTATGGCAATTGACTTAATAGATAACACACATCATTCAAGAAACCCAGAAGAAAGGTATAGAAAAAAAGAAGTCTGGGGGGTCTATGCATACCTTTTAAAAGAAAAAAGGGTAATAAAAATATTTGCAGAAAGCACAGTGCTTGCCACAGGGGGTGTTGGCTATATTTTTAAACACACAACAAACCCTGACTCTTCAACAGGAGACGGAATTGCAATGGCAATTAGGACTGGATGCGAGGTAATAAATACTGAGTTTATTCAGTTTCATCCAACAACCCTTTACCTTCCCTATTCAAATGAAAGATTTTTAATTTCAGAATCAGTGAGGGGAGAGGGGGCAGAAATTGTTGACAAAAACGGCTACCCCTTTATTAAAGATTATCACCCTTTAGGCTCTCTTGCCCCGAGGGATATTGTTTCAAGGGCAATATTTGATTATTTAACAAAAACTAAAGAGCCCTGTGTTTATCTTGACCTTACAAAGGTAAAAGAGAAATACGATATAAAAAAGAGATTCCCACAAATCTATAAAAAATGCATAGAAAAAAACATTGATATTGAAAATAATCCTGTTCCTGTAATCCCGGCCGCCCATTACTTTTGCGGTGGGATAAAGGCAAAGTTAAACGGAGAGACAGGGATAAAGAGGCTTTATGCAATTGGAGAGTGTGCATGCACAGGGTTGCACGGGGCAAACAGGTTAGCCTCAACCTCTCTCCTTGAAGGGCTTGTTATGGCATACAAATGTGCAGAAACCTTAACAAAAAAGAAGGATAAACTATCAGAAAAGAGAATCAGTCAGATTCCAGACTGGATAGAACCGGAGGGAAACATTGCCGACCCTGTTTTAATTGAGGGAGATATTGAAAACATAAGAAATTTAATGTGGAACTATGCAGGGATAATTCGCTCACCTAAAAGGTTAAAACGATTAAACACTGACCTTCTCTTTCTTTACAACACGGTTGAAAACTTTTACAAGGAAAATAAACTATCAAAAAGGCTGATTGAATTAAGGAATATGATAACAGTTGCAAGGGTAATTTCCAGTC